A stretch of the Medicago truncatula cultivar Jemalong A17 chromosome 5, MtrunA17r5.0-ANR, whole genome shotgun sequence genome encodes the following:
- the LOC11430163 gene encoding endopeptidase La 2, peroxisomal gives MADSVELPSRLAILPFRNKVLLPGAIIRIRCTSPTSVKLVEQELWQREEKGMIGILPVRDTAASAETKQLGSTVSDSIDQTSKVHGGSSDSNAKVQNDVVHWHNRGVAARALHLSRGVEKPSGRVTYIVVLEGLCRFNVQELNTRGTYHTARISSLEMTKTEMEQVEHDPDFIMLSRQFKATAMELISVLEQKQSTGGRTKVLLETVPVHKLADIFVASFEISFEEQLSMLDSVDAKVRLSKATELVDRHLQSIRVAEKITQKVEGQLSKSQKEFLLRQQMKAIKEELGDNDDEEDDLAALERKMQSAGMPQNVWKLSLRELRRLKKMQPQQPGYSSSRAYLELLADLPWQKASKELELDLRAAQERLDNDHYGLEKVKQRIIEYLAVRKLKPDARGPVLCFVGPPGVGKTSLASSIAAALDRKFVRISLGGVKDEADIRGHRRTYIGSMPGRLIDGLKKVAVCNPVMLLDEIDKTGSDVRGDPASALLEVLDPEQNKTFNDHYLNVPFDLSKVIFVATANRAQPIPPPLLDRMEVIELPGYTPEEKLKIAMKHLIPRVLDQHGLSSEFLQIPKAMVQLVIQRYTREAGVRSLERSLAALARAAAVRVAEQEQVVPLSKGVEGLTTPLLENRLVDSAEVEMEVIPMGVNNRDISNTFRITSPLVVDEAMVEKVLGPPKFDGRETAERVVTPGISVGLVWTSVGGEVQFVEASTMVGKGELHLTGQLGDVIKESAQIALTWVRARATDLKLAAAESISLLEGRDIHIHFPAGAVPKDGPSAGVTLVTALVSLFSQRKVRSDTAMTGEMTLRGLVLPVGGIKDKILAAHRYGIKRVILPERNLKDLVEVPPSVLANLEILLAKRMEDVLEHAFDSGCPWRQHSKL, from the exons ATGGCGGATTCGGTTGAGCTTCCGAGTCGTTTAGCAATACTTCCTTTCAGGAACAAAGTTCTCTTACCTGGTGCTATCATTCGAATTCGCTGCACTTCACCTACCAG TGTGAAGTTGGTGGAACAAGAACTGTGgcaaagagaagagaaagggaTGATTGGCATCTTGCCAGTACGTGATACTGCTGCTTCTGCTGAAACCAAGCAACTGGGTTCCACTGTATCAGATTCTATAGATCAAACTTCCAAAGTTCATGGTGGTTCGTCAGATTCTAATGCCAAAGTTCAGAATGATGTTGTTCATTGGCATAACAG GGGGGTAGCTGCTCGAGCATTACACTTATCGAGGGGAGTGGAGAAACCAAGTGGGAGGGTCACATATATAGTTGTTCTTGAAGGTTTGTGCAGATTTAATGTCCAGGAACTAAACACAAGAGGAACATACCATACTGCTAGAATATCTTCCCTTGAGATGACTAAGACTG AGATGGAACAGGTGGAGCATGACCCGGATTTCATAATGTTGTCACGTCAATTTAAAGCAACTGCCATGGAGCTTATTTCTGTTCTGGAGCAG AAACAAAGTACTGGTGGAAGGACGAAAGTTCTTTTGGAGACTGTTCCTGTTCACAAGTTGGCTGATATATTTGTTGCTAGCTTTGAGATAAGTTTTGAAGAACAATTATCAATGTTGGATTCTGTCGATGCTAAAGTGAGGCTTTCAAAAGCAACTGAATTGGTTGACAGGCACTTACAG TCAATACGTGTAGCTGAGAAAATTACACAAAAAGTTGAAGGACAATTGTCAAAATCTCAAAAAGAATTTCTTCTGCGCCAACAG ATGAAGGCTATAAAAGAGGAACTTGGTGATAATGATGATGAGGAGGATGACCTGGCTGCCCTGGAAAGGAAGATGCAAAGTGCAGGAATGCCACAAAATGTCTGGAAGCTTTCACTTCGAGAGTTAAG GAGACTGAAAAAGATGCAGCCTCAGCAACCTGGGTATAGCAGTTCACGGGCTTACCTGGAACTTCTTGCTGATCTTCCATGGCAGAAGGCCAGCAAAGAGCTTGAACTGGACTTAAGAGCTGCACAGGAACGCCTGGACAATGATCACTATGGTTTAGAGAAGGTCAAGCAGCGGATCATTGAATACCTAGCCGTTCGTAAG CTTAAGCCAGATGCAAGAGGTCCTGTGTTGTGCTTCGTTGGACCTCCTGGTGTTGGGAAAACATCATTGGCATCTTCTATTGCTGCTGCTCTGGACCGAAAATTTGTGCGCATATCCCTTGGTGGAGTCAAGGATGAGGCTGATATTAGAGGACATAGGAGAACATACATTGGAAGCATGCCAGGGAGGCTTATAGATGGACTGAAg AAAGTAGCTGTTTGCAATCCCGTCATGTTGCTAGATGAAATCGACAAGACAGGTTCTGATGTTCGCGGCGATCCAGCTTCAGCGTTGCTTGAGGTTCTTGATcctgaacaaaataaaacattcaATGATCA CTATTTGAATGTTCCATTCGATCTATCCAAGGTAATTTTTGTTGCTACGGCAAATAGGGCGCAACCTATTCCTCCACCCCTCCTTGACAGGATGGAAGTTATTGAGCTTCCTGGGTATACACCCGAGGAAAAGCTCAAAATAGCCATGAAGCATTTGATTCCAAGAGTTCTGGACCAACATGGATTGAGTTCTGAGTTTCTTCAAATTCCGAAG GCGATGGTGCAACTTGTTATCCAGAGATACACCAGGGAAGCTGGTGTTCGAAGTTTGGAAAGGAGTCTAGCTGCCCTTGCTCGTGCTGCTGCAGTGAGAGTAGCAGAGCAAGAACAAGTTGTTCCACTTAGCAAAGGAGTAGAGGGACTTACTACTCCACTTCTGGAAAACAGACTTGTCGATAGCGCTGAAGTGGAAATGGAAGTGATACCAATGGGTGTCAACAACCGTGACATTTCAAACACATTTAGGATCACCTCTCCATTGGTTGTTGATGAAGCTATGGTTGAAAAAGTGCTTGGG CCTCCAAAGTTTGATGGAAGAGAAACAGCAGAACGTGTTGTAACCCCTGGGATATCTGTCGGGCTGGTTTGGACTTCTGTTGGTGGAGAAGTTCAGTTTGTGGAGGCTTCAACAATGGTAGGGAAGGGTGAACTGCATCTTACTGGACAGCTTGGTGATGTGATCAAAGAATCAGCTCAAATTGCACTAACATGG GTGAGAGCAAGAGCGACTGATCTCAAACTGGCTGCTGCGGAGAGCATTAGTCTGTTGGAGGGTCGTGATATACATATACATTTCCCTGCAGGTGCAGTACCTAAAGATGGGCCTTCAGCTGGTGTGACTTTAGTCACAGCTTTGGTTTCACTTTTCAGTCAGAGAAAAGTGAGATCTGATACCGCTATGACTGGAGAGATGACTTTGAGGGGTCTAGTACTACCTGTTGGTGGTATCAAGGATAAG ATACTAGCTGCACATCGATATGGTATTAAGAGAGTCATCCTACCTGAAAGGAACTTAAAGGACTTGGTTGAAGTACCACCATCGGTGCTAGCCAATTTGGAG ATACTGCTTGCGAAACGAATGGAGGATGTGTTAGAACATGCTTTTGACAGTGGGTGCCCTTGGAGACAACACTCAAAGTTGTAA
- the LOC11430163 gene encoding endopeptidase La 2, peroxisomal isoform X2: MLSRQFKATAMELISVLEQKQSTGGRTKVLLETVPVHKLADIFVASFEISFEEQLSMLDSVDAKVRLSKATELVDRHLQSIRVAEKITQKVEGQLSKSQKEFLLRQQMKAIKEELGDNDDEEDDLAALERKMQSAGMPQNVWKLSLRELRRLKKMQPQQPGYSSSRAYLELLADLPWQKASKELELDLRAAQERLDNDHYGLEKVKQRIIEYLAVRKLKPDARGPVLCFVGPPGVGKTSLASSIAAALDRKFVRISLGGVKDEADIRGHRRTYIGSMPGRLIDGLKKVAVCNPVMLLDEIDKTGSDVRGDPASALLEVLDPEQNKTFNDHYLNVPFDLSKVIFVATANRAQPIPPPLLDRMEVIELPGYTPEEKLKIAMKHLIPRVLDQHGLSSEFLQIPKAMVQLVIQRYTREAGVRSLERSLAALARAAAVRVAEQEQVVPLSKGVEGLTTPLLENRLVDSAEVEMEVIPMGVNNRDISNTFRITSPLVVDEAMVEKVLGPPKFDGRETAERVVTPGISVGLVWTSVGGEVQFVEASTMVGKGELHLTGQLGDVIKESAQIALTWVRARATDLKLAAAESISLLEGRDIHIHFPAGAVPKDGPSAGVTLVTALVSLFSQRKVRSDTAMTGEMTLRGLVLPVGGIKDKILAAHRYGIKRVILPERNLKDLVEVPPSVLANLEILLAKRMEDVLEHAFDSGCPWRQHSKL, encoded by the exons ATGTTGTCACGTCAATTTAAAGCAACTGCCATGGAGCTTATTTCTGTTCTGGAGCAG AAACAAAGTACTGGTGGAAGGACGAAAGTTCTTTTGGAGACTGTTCCTGTTCACAAGTTGGCTGATATATTTGTTGCTAGCTTTGAGATAAGTTTTGAAGAACAATTATCAATGTTGGATTCTGTCGATGCTAAAGTGAGGCTTTCAAAAGCAACTGAATTGGTTGACAGGCACTTACAG TCAATACGTGTAGCTGAGAAAATTACACAAAAAGTTGAAGGACAATTGTCAAAATCTCAAAAAGAATTTCTTCTGCGCCAACAG ATGAAGGCTATAAAAGAGGAACTTGGTGATAATGATGATGAGGAGGATGACCTGGCTGCCCTGGAAAGGAAGATGCAAAGTGCAGGAATGCCACAAAATGTCTGGAAGCTTTCACTTCGAGAGTTAAG GAGACTGAAAAAGATGCAGCCTCAGCAACCTGGGTATAGCAGTTCACGGGCTTACCTGGAACTTCTTGCTGATCTTCCATGGCAGAAGGCCAGCAAAGAGCTTGAACTGGACTTAAGAGCTGCACAGGAACGCCTGGACAATGATCACTATGGTTTAGAGAAGGTCAAGCAGCGGATCATTGAATACCTAGCCGTTCGTAAG CTTAAGCCAGATGCAAGAGGTCCTGTGTTGTGCTTCGTTGGACCTCCTGGTGTTGGGAAAACATCATTGGCATCTTCTATTGCTGCTGCTCTGGACCGAAAATTTGTGCGCATATCCCTTGGTGGAGTCAAGGATGAGGCTGATATTAGAGGACATAGGAGAACATACATTGGAAGCATGCCAGGGAGGCTTATAGATGGACTGAAg AAAGTAGCTGTTTGCAATCCCGTCATGTTGCTAGATGAAATCGACAAGACAGGTTCTGATGTTCGCGGCGATCCAGCTTCAGCGTTGCTTGAGGTTCTTGATcctgaacaaaataaaacattcaATGATCA CTATTTGAATGTTCCATTCGATCTATCCAAGGTAATTTTTGTTGCTACGGCAAATAGGGCGCAACCTATTCCTCCACCCCTCCTTGACAGGATGGAAGTTATTGAGCTTCCTGGGTATACACCCGAGGAAAAGCTCAAAATAGCCATGAAGCATTTGATTCCAAGAGTTCTGGACCAACATGGATTGAGTTCTGAGTTTCTTCAAATTCCGAAG GCGATGGTGCAACTTGTTATCCAGAGATACACCAGGGAAGCTGGTGTTCGAAGTTTGGAAAGGAGTCTAGCTGCCCTTGCTCGTGCTGCTGCAGTGAGAGTAGCAGAGCAAGAACAAGTTGTTCCACTTAGCAAAGGAGTAGAGGGACTTACTACTCCACTTCTGGAAAACAGACTTGTCGATAGCGCTGAAGTGGAAATGGAAGTGATACCAATGGGTGTCAACAACCGTGACATTTCAAACACATTTAGGATCACCTCTCCATTGGTTGTTGATGAAGCTATGGTTGAAAAAGTGCTTGGG CCTCCAAAGTTTGATGGAAGAGAAACAGCAGAACGTGTTGTAACCCCTGGGATATCTGTCGGGCTGGTTTGGACTTCTGTTGGTGGAGAAGTTCAGTTTGTGGAGGCTTCAACAATGGTAGGGAAGGGTGAACTGCATCTTACTGGACAGCTTGGTGATGTGATCAAAGAATCAGCTCAAATTGCACTAACATGG GTGAGAGCAAGAGCGACTGATCTCAAACTGGCTGCTGCGGAGAGCATTAGTCTGTTGGAGGGTCGTGATATACATATACATTTCCCTGCAGGTGCAGTACCTAAAGATGGGCCTTCAGCTGGTGTGACTTTAGTCACAGCTTTGGTTTCACTTTTCAGTCAGAGAAAAGTGAGATCTGATACCGCTATGACTGGAGAGATGACTTTGAGGGGTCTAGTACTACCTGTTGGTGGTATCAAGGATAAG ATACTAGCTGCACATCGATATGGTATTAAGAGAGTCATCCTACCTGAAAGGAACTTAAAGGACTTGGTTGAAGTACCACCATCGGTGCTAGCCAATTTGGAG ATACTGCTTGCGAAACGAATGGAGGATGTGTTAGAACATGCTTTTGACAGTGGGTGCCCTTGGAGACAACACTCAAAGTTGTAA